In a single window of the Candidatus Tisiphia endosymbiont of Nemotelus nigrinus genome:
- a CDS encoding type II toxin-antitoxin system VapC family toxin: MLDTNILSELNRKIPNPKVLAWIDKIPTKLLYISCISVGEIKKGILKKAKTDKLTALNLENWLEEILITYSNKILNVDLAVCQKWAELLVIDGTNDIDSQLAAQAIVHDMVLVTRNTKHFNKFGVKLLNPFEEFEFK, from the coding sequence ATGCTTGATACCAATATACTTTCAGAATTAAACAGAAAGATACCAAATCCTAAAGTGCTTGCATGGATTGATAAAATTCCTACGAAGTTATTATATATTAGCTGCATTAGTGTTGGGGAGATAAAAAAGGGGATACTAAAGAAAGCTAAAACTGACAAATTAACAGCGTTAAATTTAGAGAATTGGCTAGAAGAAATACTAATAACCTATTCCAATAAAATATTAAATGTTGATTTAGCTGTCTGTCAAAAATGGGCTGAGTTATTAGTAATAGATGGAACAAATGATATAGATAGCCAATTGGCTGCCCAAGCAATAGTTCATGATATGGTTTTAGTTACTCGTAATACCAAACATTTTAATAAATTTGGAGTGAAATTACTAAATCCTTTTGAGGAATTTGAATTTAAATGA
- a CDS encoding IS3 family transposase, with protein MTKEKVKVFSAEEKTRVVLEVLKEDSPLSVIASKYEISSKTISNWKKQFISNAALAFEPTKLVSKYQEQINMLKEQNDDLAKTLGKTIVERDWAVGKLQSLDLSNRKELVDSKLAMLPKTRQYKLLKINRSSMYYKVKPFSAYNLNILNKIDEIYTDNPEFGYRYIHRQLLEDGLVIGKDRVLKYMNMIGIEAIYPKRKKLTSEKDKQHKIYSYLLDKYWSNLGTSKTVNVPNSNEVWSGDITYVRTNSGFMYMAGIIDWHSRAVLSYKLSNSMDVNLVTEVLQDALNKYSAPQIFNSEQGSQYTSNEHIQILQEHNIKVSMNGKGRSIDNIIMERFFRTLKYNCIFINDFKDVKELRRGIDDYINHYNYRRFHSSIGYKKPMNVYLNSIQNYEQIAA; from the coding sequence ATGACAAAAGAAAAAGTAAAAGTTTTTAGTGCTGAAGAAAAAACTAGGGTAGTATTAGAAGTACTGAAAGAAGATAGTCCATTATCAGTGATAGCATCAAAATATGAGATAAGCTCAAAGACAATTAGTAATTGGAAGAAACAATTTATATCAAATGCAGCATTGGCTTTTGAACCAACAAAACTAGTAAGTAAATATCAGGAACAAATTAATATGCTGAAAGAACAAAATGATGACTTAGCTAAAACTCTTGGAAAAACAATAGTAGAGAGAGATTGGGCTGTGGGAAAGCTACAAAGCTTGGACTTATCAAATAGAAAAGAACTTGTCGATTCCAAGCTAGCAATGTTACCAAAGACAAGGCAATATAAATTATTAAAGATTAATCGTTCTTCAATGTACTATAAAGTAAAACCATTTAGTGCGTATAACTTAAATATTTTAAATAAAATAGATGAAATATATACTGATAATCCTGAATTTGGTTATCGTTATATCCATAGACAATTATTAGAAGATGGCTTGGTTATTGGTAAGGATCGGGTTCTAAAATATATGAACATGATTGGCATAGAGGCTATTTATCCAAAGAGGAAAAAATTAACGTCTGAAAAAGATAAACAGCATAAAATTTATAGTTATTTGCTTGATAAATACTGGTCTAATTTAGGCACAAGTAAAACTGTAAATGTACCTAACAGTAACGAGGTTTGGAGTGGAGATATAACTTATGTTCGAACTAATTCGGGATTTATGTACATGGCAGGAATTATCGATTGGCATAGCAGAGCTGTGTTGAGTTATAAATTATCAAATAGTATGGACGTAAATTTGGTAACTGAAGTATTGCAGGATGCACTTAACAAATACTCTGCACCGCAGATATTTAATAGTGAACAGGGCAGTCAATATACCAGTAATGAACACATTCAAATTTTACAAGAGCATAACATTAAAGTTTCGATGAATGGTAAAGGAAGAAGTATTGATAATATAATCATGGAGAGATTTTTTCGAACTTTAAAATATAATTGTATATTTATTAACGATTTTAAAGATGTTAAAGAACTTAGGAGAGGTATTGATGATTATATAAATCACTATAATTATAGAAGATTTCATTCAAGTATTGGTTACAAAAAACCTATGAATGTCTATCTAAATTCTATACAAAATTATGAACAAATTGCAGCTTGA
- the trbC gene encoding type-F conjugative transfer system pilin assembly protein TrbC has product MAQKKLLCILVALLFSSSHLTIAQNIGSTNSELLNNIKNIEITEQQQDWTKELRHAGQMLTREAILQKLRELDEQHCLKQGKNCGNKELVDKNLINPAVLKIFVSSGMPGNLLKTYHQQAVKYGGTLVFKGLPNGSFKELTKLVMSISENGEVGSMQIDDEAFDQFDINVVPAILLVKQEGYLDGCFGKFCKVTYDKITGSIGVRKALEKFAINGDLSQEAERLLRNG; this is encoded by the coding sequence ATGGCGCAAAAAAAATTGTTGTGCATTTTAGTTGCATTACTATTTAGCAGTAGTCACTTAACTATAGCACAAAATATTGGCAGCACTAATAGTGAATTGCTAAATAACATAAAAAATATTGAGATAACTGAGCAGCAGCAAGATTGGACTAAAGAATTGAGACATGCAGGACAAATGTTAACAAGAGAAGCTATTTTACAAAAGTTGCGTGAGTTAGATGAGCAGCATTGTTTGAAACAAGGGAAAAATTGCGGTAACAAAGAATTAGTGGACAAAAACCTTATCAATCCAGCAGTTCTTAAGATATTTGTAAGTAGCGGGATGCCAGGTAATTTACTTAAGACCTATCATCAGCAAGCAGTCAAATATGGCGGAACATTGGTATTTAAGGGATTGCCCAATGGTAGCTTTAAAGAACTTACCAAACTAGTTATGTCAATATCAGAAAATGGTGAAGTAGGTAGTATGCAAATAGATGACGAAGCCTTTGATCAGTTTGATATTAATGTTGTGCCAGCTATTTTGCTGGTTAAACAAGAAGGTTATTTAGATGGGTGTTTTGGTAAATTTTGCAAAGTTACTTACGATAAGATTACTGGCAGTATAGGGGTAAGAAAGGCTTTAGAGAAGTTTGCGATCAATGGTGATTTGTCACAAGAAGCTGAGAGGTTACTGAGAAATGGTTAA
- a CDS encoding type II toxin-antitoxin system prevent-host-death family antitoxin, translating to MQKWQLQEAKEHFEELVDSALHGEMQKIVKSSRDVVYIVSAEKYKARIPKKSFKEMLLSIPKTVGDEEDLFERAQGKARDVELLDICLIPIYFQN from the coding sequence ATGCAAAAATGGCAGTTACAAGAAGCAAAGGAACATTTTGAGGAATTAGTTGATAGTGCATTGCATGGTGAAATGCAAAAGATAGTAAAGTCATCTAGAGACGTAGTATATATAGTTTCTGCTGAAAAATACAAAGCAAGAATTCCAAAGAAAAGTTTTAAAGAAATGCTTTTATCAATACCTAAAACTGTTGGTGACGAAGAAGATTTATTTGAAAGAGCTCAAGGCAAAGCTAGAGATGTTGAATTATTAGATATATGCTTGATACCAATATACTTTCAGAATTAA
- a CDS encoding conjugal transfer protein TraG N-terminal domain-containing protein, with the protein MELDLTIHTYGYYDALYYVLNGLAMLRNSEFYTDLVNSLCIITGCYYAVKMSYSNSNMVWRAYMFKVLGMIVLINALLLPKTEMIVKDHVNKRIGKVDNIPIAFALPVGILEEFGHLITIGFEQVYAPIESIVSSGSPTFSYYNYGMLFGARLKKELRQVRIKDPEFVENMRSFIKQCIVLPAMIDYQFTPKQLIDTPDIWKLVSSKAGTLTRLYIRIGDKMRNVTCREAVNFFENYFDEEIKRVMSKNANTEFALAKGGSDYTQSTGSSSIISNVLEKNIRTIYGGGQKAGDILRQQMMINSISDYTSGNYAVARVRTNQESSWLLSSDMASLYLPMLLVVIKCIVYASFMFLVPMLIFSGGIAKYASYLTLVASLQLWPALNAIINMIMGTYSNLKTGSSLMLSFSSSSTIINHIDTIVTVAAGLQMVIPFLAFTIMQSGVSSLGHLAGSIIGGLQATSGSIGSEVASGNRSIDNVSEGNNQQYMKSGYKTDHNMQYVEGGNSWQQADGSIARNNPDGSVIYSGGQGINTSVGITKFNLEQTAQNHVTQGIHTSESLLKSDQRALSDAKSNTLSKTADFVSNLAQREHSGESHNYDIMGEQGKSLQRAVNNVRTSNKLLHNILIFSIFCC; encoded by the coding sequence ATGGAACTTGATTTAACAATTCACACTTACGGTTATTACGATGCTTTGTACTATGTGTTAAATGGTCTAGCAATGTTACGTAATAGTGAATTTTATACAGATTTAGTAAATAGTCTATGCATAATTACCGGATGCTATTATGCAGTAAAAATGTCGTACAGTAATAGTAATATGGTGTGGCGGGCATATATGTTTAAAGTACTCGGTATGATTGTACTAATTAACGCATTATTATTGCCTAAAACAGAAATGATTGTTAAAGATCATGTAAATAAAAGAATAGGTAAGGTTGATAATATTCCCATAGCTTTTGCCCTACCTGTTGGTATATTAGAAGAATTTGGTCATTTAATTACTATTGGTTTTGAGCAAGTATATGCACCGATAGAGTCTATTGTAAGTTCTGGGTCACCTACATTCTCTTATTATAATTATGGTATGTTATTTGGTGCAAGACTAAAAAAGGAATTACGTCAAGTTCGTATTAAAGATCCAGAATTTGTAGAAAATATGCGATCTTTTATCAAGCAATGTATTGTACTTCCAGCAATGATCGACTACCAATTTACTCCTAAACAATTAATAGATACTCCAGATATTTGGAAATTAGTAAGTAGCAAAGCCGGAACTTTAACTCGTCTTTATATACGGATAGGAGATAAAATGCGTAATGTTACTTGCAGAGAAGCAGTAAATTTCTTTGAAAATTATTTTGATGAAGAAATAAAAAGAGTAATGTCAAAAAATGCCAATACAGAATTTGCTTTAGCAAAAGGTGGATCAGATTATACTCAATCAACTGGCTCATCAAGTATTATATCAAATGTTTTAGAGAAAAATATTAGAACCATCTATGGCGGTGGTCAAAAAGCAGGTGACATATTACGTCAGCAAATGATGATCAATAGTATATCTGACTATACATCTGGTAACTATGCGGTGGCAAGAGTACGCACTAACCAGGAAAGTAGCTGGCTGTTATCAAGCGACATGGCAAGCTTATATCTACCAATGTTACTAGTAGTAATAAAATGTATAGTTTATGCATCATTTATGTTTTTAGTGCCAATGTTAATCTTTAGTGGTGGCATAGCAAAATATGCTTCTTACCTAACACTGGTGGCATCATTACAATTATGGCCAGCATTAAATGCCATTATTAATATGATCATGGGTACATATAGCAATTTAAAAACTGGCTCAAGTTTAATGTTGAGTTTCAGTAGTAGCAGCACAATCATAAATCATATTGATACAATAGTAACAGTAGCAGCTGGTTTGCAAATGGTTATACCATTTTTGGCATTTACTATTATGCAATCAGGTGTTAGCAGTCTTGGTCACTTAGCTGGATCAATTATTGGTGGGCTGCAGGCAACATCGGGTAGTATAGGATCAGAGGTAGCAAGTGGTAATAGAAGCATTGATAATGTGTCAGAAGGGAATAATCAGCAATATATGAAGTCAGGATACAAGACCGACCATAATATGCAATATGTCGAAGGTGGCAATAGCTGGCAACAAGCCGACGGCAGTATAGCTCGTAATAATCCTGATGGTAGCGTAATTTACAGTGGTGGTCAAGGTATTAACACTTCGGTTGGTATCACCAAATTTAATCTGGAACAAACAGCCCAGAATCATGTGACTCAAGGTATACACACGTCTGAAAGTTTATTGAAGTCAGATCAAAGAGCGCTATCAGATGCAAAGAGTAACACCTTGAGCAAAACAGCTGATTTTGTTTCTAACTTAGCACAGCGTGAACATAGTGGGGAAAGCCATAATTATGATATAATGGGAGAGCAAGGCAAGTCACTTCAGCGGGCAGTAAACAACGTCAGAACTTCCAACAAACTGCTACATAACATATTGATTTTCAGTATTTTTTGCTGTTAA
- a CDS encoding IS110 family transposase yields the protein MNNDNNTNTLQIINPDAAGIDIGSKSHYVCVPQDRDKEYVRRFGSFTDDLHKIADWLKKCGIKTIAMESTSVYWIPVYQILEQRGFKVYLVNAKHVKNVPGRKSDVQDAQWLQKLHSCGLLQSSFRPEDSVCVLRSYIRQRERLIKNSTTHVFRIQKALTEMNVQLRNVITDITGTTGMAIIRAIIGGERDPVKLAKFRDYRIKSSEETIIKSLQGDYRKEHLFVLKQEFELYMGYLKKIEEIDIEIEGHYKDFEPKGNEVIKDDSKRTGSNRPKFNLKQELYNMTGLDFSTIPGLNVLTIQTIISEVGTDMSQWKSENHFASWLGLSPANKITGEKVFSTRTRKVINRASTAFRIAAAAAGKTKTAIGSFMRRIKISKGVPKAITATARKIACLFYRLLKFGQVYVEQGISNYEQKYKNKLVQSLEKRAKELGFTLTAKNTENQYVM from the coding sequence ATGAACAACGATAATAATACCAATACATTACAAATTATCAATCCTGATGCTGCTGGAATTGATATAGGATCAAAATCACATTATGTTTGTGTTCCACAAGATCGGGACAAAGAATATGTAAGAAGATTCGGGAGTTTTACTGATGACTTGCATAAGATTGCTGATTGGCTAAAAAAATGTGGTATTAAAACTATTGCCATGGAATCAACTAGCGTATATTGGATACCAGTATACCAAATACTCGAACAAAGAGGTTTTAAAGTATATCTGGTCAATGCTAAACATGTTAAGAATGTCCCTGGACGCAAAAGTGATGTACAAGACGCCCAATGGCTACAAAAATTACATAGTTGCGGTTTATTACAGTCATCATTCAGACCTGAAGATAGTGTTTGTGTACTAAGAAGTTATATACGTCAAAGAGAGCGTCTGATCAAAAACTCTACAACGCATGTATTTCGTATACAAAAAGCTTTAACAGAGATGAATGTGCAACTACGTAATGTAATTACCGACATCACAGGTACAACAGGTATGGCAATCATCAGAGCGATTATAGGTGGTGAGCGCGATCCAGTAAAATTGGCAAAATTTAGAGATTACCGAATCAAAAGTAGTGAAGAAACTATAATTAAGTCACTTCAAGGTGATTATCGCAAGGAACATCTCTTTGTGTTGAAGCAGGAGTTTGAATTATACATGGGTTATCTAAAAAAAATTGAAGAGATTGATATTGAAATAGAAGGGCATTATAAAGATTTCGAACCCAAAGGGAATGAAGTAATAAAAGATGACTCAAAAAGAACCGGTAGCAACAGGCCTAAATTTAATCTTAAGCAGGAACTCTATAACATGACAGGTCTTGACTTTAGTACAATACCAGGACTTAATGTACTAACTATCCAAACAATTATATCTGAAGTCGGTACAGATATGTCGCAATGGAAGTCAGAAAACCACTTTGCTTCATGGTTGGGTTTAAGCCCTGCTAATAAAATAACTGGTGAAAAAGTCTTTAGTACTAGGACTCGAAAAGTAATCAATAGAGCTTCCACTGCTTTCAGAATTGCAGCTGCCGCAGCAGGTAAAACCAAAACCGCTATTGGATCATTTATGCGTAGAATAAAAATCAGTAAAGGAGTTCCAAAAGCTATCACAGCAACTGCCAGGAAAATAGCTTGCTTATTTTATAGGTTGTTGAAATTTGGACAAGTATATGTTGAGCAAGGTATAAGTAATTATGAACAAAAATACAAGAATAAATTAGTACAGTCTCTTGAAAAACGTGCAAAAGAATTAGGATTTACTTTAACAGCAAAAAATACTGAAAATCAATATGTTATGTAG
- the traN gene encoding conjugal transfer protein TraN has protein sequence MYVKYHRTIGGLILLVALLLAMLLMFDSNSAMAEATRYTDGVRTKFTPSYRMHDGKVGSVECADTSRVCLDINSKKIVQGVKITRPCWQYGYGKTCQVYPSKNDCVKWRHCYVVADRECLTWDSYGNCVNLQREFSCKRWIPAEVESQKVRTGLTEKDGQEGLVCRGIPCIDGNCVDKSYETNGEMMDSASKLYMVSQIKDSKDSNFKIFAGFNSHCSKKAVGYINCCAVSLKGWGSHLGAHCNNDEKQLIENRKKNLCVYVGKENRGMMKTVVKHYYCCFGNLLQKVIQVEGRKQLYAKGLISNTEKNFGSGSNPNCRGLTLTELQSLDFDKMDITEFIEDFKLKFAGKYKAPNVGDITTRIKGTATILDWKKWTEKKRY, from the coding sequence ATGTACGTTAAATATCACCGAACCATAGGAGGGTTAATATTGCTAGTAGCCTTACTGCTAGCAATGTTACTGATGTTTGATAGTAATTCTGCCATGGCGGAGGCGACTAGGTACACTGATGGAGTTAGAACAAAGTTTACTCCGTCTTACCGGATGCATGATGGCAAGGTAGGGAGTGTAGAATGTGCTGATACTTCTAGGGTATGTTTGGATATTAATAGTAAGAAAATCGTTCAGGGGGTAAAAATTACTAGACCGTGTTGGCAATATGGTTATGGCAAGACTTGTCAAGTCTATCCATCGAAAAACGATTGTGTTAAATGGCGACATTGCTACGTTGTAGCAGATAGGGAATGTCTGACATGGGATAGTTATGGTAATTGCGTAAACTTACAAAGGGAATTTTCGTGTAAAAGATGGATACCGGCGGAAGTAGAGAGTCAAAAGGTAAGGACTGGTTTAACTGAGAAAGATGGTCAAGAAGGATTAGTTTGTAGGGGGATACCTTGTATAGACGGCAACTGTGTTGATAAAAGTTACGAGACTAACGGTGAGATGATGGATTCAGCCTCCAAGCTTTACATGGTGAGTCAAATAAAAGATTCAAAGGATTCTAATTTTAAAATATTTGCTGGTTTTAATAGTCATTGCAGTAAGAAAGCTGTTGGTTATATCAACTGCTGTGCAGTTAGTTTAAAAGGTTGGGGCAGTCATTTAGGAGCCCACTGCAATAACGATGAGAAACAACTAATTGAAAATCGTAAAAAGAATCTATGTGTCTATGTTGGCAAAGAAAATAGGGGAATGATGAAGACCGTAGTAAAGCATTATTATTGTTGTTTTGGTAATTTACTACAAAAGGTTATTCAGGTTGAAGGAAGAAAGCAATTATATGCCAAGGGACTTATCAGTAATACAGAAAAGAATTTTGGTAGTGGCAGCAATCCTAATTGCCGGGGATTAACTTTAACAGAATTGCAGAGTTTAGATTTTGACAAAATGGATATTACTGAATTTATTGAAGATTTTAAGCTTAAATTTGCTGGAAAATACAAAGCACCAAATGTTGGTGACATTACTACCAGGATAAAAGGTACAGCAACTATACTGGACTGGAAAAAATGGACAGAAAAAAAGAGGTATTAG
- the traF gene encoding conjugal transfer protein TraF — protein MGIANSTNIKPNSQTSLREATLVATKQSIKVISNGLLRRLTPPRNDASLLWLNVNRVNYKYILKILLICIVVTNYGITNYCYASNFFNQRYRGWMWFEEKEKAEKVTNKQKELTLKEIQKQKYAKARQEVEQFSQELEELKFMMIRYPENIEHARRYKEKEAQMLDDSLKLAHTFRMVNFLYPEIINLIDNPINLYGRRIKEEINEQETTKKLKELSCKIELFVFFSSTCPYCTALEPVLNDFAKKYGFKVEAVSLDDSRSKFFKTHQNKGLAEKLNLQRTPTIVVVTNDSKINFELIRGAASMSELEEAAIFAAEYLNKMEGTEGI, from the coding sequence ATGGGTATAGCTAACTCGACTAACATTAAGCCAAATTCACAAACGTCATTGCGAGAAGCTACTTTAGTAGCAACGAAGCAATCCATAAAAGTAATTAGTAATGGATTGCTTCGTCGGCTTACGCCTCCTCGCAATGATGCCAGTTTACTATGGCTAAATGTTAATCGGGTTAACTATAAATATATTTTAAAAATATTATTAATCTGCATAGTTGTCACTAATTACGGCATCACTAACTACTGCTACGCAAGTAACTTCTTTAATCAGCGTTACCGTGGTTGGATGTGGTTTGAGGAAAAAGAAAAAGCTGAGAAAGTGACTAACAAACAAAAGGAGTTAACCTTAAAGGAAATACAAAAGCAAAAATATGCTAAAGCAAGACAAGAAGTAGAGCAATTTAGCCAAGAACTAGAGGAGTTAAAATTTATGATGATCAGATATCCAGAAAATATCGAACATGCAAGGAGATATAAGGAAAAGGAAGCACAGATGTTAGACGATAGCTTAAAACTTGCTCATACTTTTAGGATGGTGAATTTTCTTTATCCTGAGATTATCAATTTAATTGACAATCCAATTAACCTATATGGCAGGAGAATAAAAGAAGAGATTAATGAGCAGGAAACAACGAAAAAGCTTAAAGAACTTAGCTGCAAGATAGAACTCTTTGTATTCTTCTCCTCAACTTGTCCTTATTGCACAGCATTAGAACCAGTACTTAATGATTTTGCTAAAAAATATGGATTTAAGGTAGAAGCGGTAAGCCTAGATGATAGCCGAAGTAAATTCTTTAAAACCCATCAAAATAAAGGGTTGGCTGAGAAGTTAAACTTGCAACGCACTCCAACAATAGTAGTGGTAACTAATGATAGTAAGATAAATTTTGAACTAATTAGAGGAGCAGCATCGATGTCAGAGCTTGAGGAAGCTGCAATATTTGCAGCTGAGTATCTGAACAAGATGGAAGGAACAGAGGGAATATAG
- a CDS encoding conjugal transfer protein TraH, producing MIIRNLIKKLSIHCLLAICLLVSSNSYAGIEKLIKSVMPNGTMSNVSKSAIVHDQLAGHIIGGSVLIKSPPIEDLQLVNFQAPSCKFGGLPCGAQIDLRGGALSFLKSAAMEQFLKEMVQNVGGYAAIMAIKTICPQCENIMTYLEQMQRNINQFNINSCDIATQISNGIASRMNKGAELTRQSDLAMTRGGSDMADIRDKARKDNGDPTKSNKELESLLGDNFNLVWKALTKKASSGGDATSFKELLMSISGTIIGKKDGEGRRSIIHKKSLVNKELIEEFIGIRSGSVDVEQYRCDETNLCLFPQKAKTRLSASDTLYGSIDDMLVSMVKKIKTNNGDFTEEEENLIALSSIPLTNKIQRELATNADSSYLTVRMAEFVETLCYDVVTNYLTKLLQQTSEAVSELAYSQLADIGVFTNFEQEVNNTISFLVSSRENAFRRYNIIEQTKMRMLQEEKYFEMKFQEFMSTNDMDG from the coding sequence ATGATAATTAGAAATCTAATAAAAAAACTATCTATTCATTGCTTATTAGCAATATGCTTACTGGTAAGCAGTAATAGCTATGCCGGTATAGAGAAACTGATTAAAAGCGTTATGCCAAATGGTACTATGAGCAATGTTAGTAAAAGTGCGATAGTACATGATCAATTAGCGGGTCATATAATTGGTGGATCAGTGTTGATTAAGTCTCCACCTATAGAAGATTTGCAGCTTGTTAACTTTCAAGCTCCTAGCTGTAAATTTGGTGGTCTTCCATGCGGAGCACAAATTGATTTGAGAGGTGGGGCATTATCTTTTCTAAAAAGTGCTGCTATGGAGCAATTTCTTAAAGAAATGGTACAAAATGTTGGTGGCTATGCAGCAATCATGGCTATTAAAACAATTTGCCCTCAATGTGAGAATATTATGACCTACTTAGAACAAATGCAACGAAATATCAACCAATTCAATATTAATTCCTGCGATATAGCTACTCAGATAAGTAATGGTATAGCCAGCAGAATGAATAAAGGAGCAGAGCTTACCCGTCAAAGTGACTTGGCAATGACTAGGGGTGGAAGTGATATGGCAGATATTAGAGATAAAGCTAGAAAAGATAATGGAGACCCAACCAAAAGCAATAAAGAGCTTGAAAGTTTACTAGGTGATAATTTCAATTTAGTATGGAAAGCTCTTACCAAGAAAGCAAGTAGTGGTGGAGATGCCACTAGTTTTAAAGAATTATTAATGAGTATATCAGGGACTATTATTGGCAAAAAAGATGGTGAAGGACGTCGCTCTATAATTCACAAAAAGTCACTAGTTAATAAAGAATTAATAGAGGAATTTATTGGAATAAGAAGCGGTAGTGTAGATGTTGAACAGTATCGGTGTGATGAAACAAATTTATGCTTATTTCCACAAAAAGCAAAAACCAGATTATCAGCTAGCGATACATTATATGGCAGTATTGATGATATGTTAGTTTCGATGGTTAAAAAAATAAAAACTAATAATGGTGATTTTACTGAAGAAGAGGAAAACTTAATAGCCTTATCATCCATACCACTAACTAATAAGATACAGAGAGAACTTGCCACTAATGCTGATAGTAGCTACCTGACAGTCCGTATGGCTGAGTTTGTTGAAACCTTATGCTATGACGTGGTAACTAATTATCTTACCAAATTATTACAACAAACTTCTGAAGCAGTATCAGAGTTAGCCTACTCGCAGCTGGCAGATATAGGGGTATTTACCAATTTTGAGCAGGAAGTAAATAATACTATTAGTTTTTTGGTAAGTAGCAGAGAGAATGCCTTTAGGCGGTATAATATTATCGAACAAACCAAGATGAGAATGTTGCAAGAGGAAAAATACTTTGAGATGAAGTTTCAGGAGTTTATGTCAACTAATGACATGGATGGATAA
- the traU gene encoding conjugal transfer pilus assembly protein TraU, which yields MNLNDVIGVKTLTNINNAALSRKFGDPAQGAKTRLSIILIVAIFMPFSVSASITCQGHFVNPITDICWSCILPISIGNSINIGSGVMPKKRDTKNPSSPVCLCVKANIPVPGIAIGFWEPVRLIDVTRTPYCMTNLGGVSIGSDAKRISSFNRGYDDRHVHDSFYHVHYYIYPLIYWLELITDFICLEQNTFDVAYMSEFDVTWNDEKLQSLLNPEAFLFANPIAQAACVLDCASSTVRLPLDSMFWCAGCWGNMYPFSGANADHVGGVQSSSLLATRIIAKMHRIGLAQETSTDENTYMTGGGKLCRKSRALKIKKSQYKLQMVNPVSTSSGIGCWPLGLSDMMYSTFKEYPYDGQDWGYLVWRKKNCCAF from the coding sequence TTGAATTTAAATGATGTAATAGGGGTAAAAACATTGACAAATATCAATAATGCAGCCTTGAGCAGAAAGTTTGGCGACCCAGCTCAAGGCGCAAAGACACGGTTAAGCATCATACTGATAGTGGCTATTTTTATGCCATTTTCAGTATCTGCCAGTATCACATGTCAGGGGCATTTTGTCAATCCAATTACTGACATTTGTTGGAGCTGCATATTACCAATAAGTATAGGTAATAGCATTAATATTGGTAGCGGTGTTATGCCTAAAAAAAGAGATACAAAAAATCCCTCATCACCAGTTTGTTTATGTGTTAAAGCCAATATTCCTGTACCAGGAATAGCAATAGGATTTTGGGAACCAGTAAGACTTATTGATGTTACAAGAACACCTTATTGTATGACTAATCTTGGTGGAGTATCTATTGGATCTGATGCAAAAAGGATTAGTAGCTTTAATAGAGGATATGATGATAGGCATGTTCACGATAGTTTCTATCACGTTCATTATTATATTTACCCACTGATTTATTGGCTTGAGCTTATAACTGATTTTATTTGTTTGGAACAAAATACCTTTGATGTGGCTTATATGAGTGAGTTTGATGTTACTTGGAATGATGAAAAATTGCAGAGTTTGTTAAATCCTGAAGCTTTTTTATTTGCCAACCCTATAGCCCAGGCAGCTTGTGTCTTAGATTGTGCAAGTAGTACAGTCAGATTGCCGTTAGATAGCATGTTTTGGTGTGCTGGTTGCTGGGGTAATATGTATCCATTTTCTGGGGCAAATGCTGATCATGTTGGTGGAGTTCAGAGTAGCAGTTTACTAGCTACCCGAATAATTGCCAAGATGCACCGAATAGGGTTAGCTCAGGAAACGTCAACTGATGAAAACACTTATATGACAGGTGGCGGTAAATTGTGTCGTAAGTCCAGGGCATTAAAGATCAAAAAGAGTCAATATAAACTACAGATGGTCAACCCAGTATCAACATCCAGCGGCATTGGTTGCTGGCCATTAGGTTTAAGTGACATGATGTATTCAACATTTAAAGAATATCCGTATGACGGACAAGATTGGGGGTATTTAGTATGGCGCAAAAAAAATTGTTGTGCATTTTAG